One window from the genome of Treponema sp. OMZ 838 encodes:
- a CDS encoding DUF6364 family protein produces the protein MQAKLTLKMDKDVIDSMKHYAANNNKSLSRLVEDFFKTSIGETQQTIALSPLVKELTGIISEADIEKSNYIDYLEKKYD, from the coding sequence ATGCAAGCAAAATTAACATTAAAAATGGACAAAGATGTTATCGATTCAATGAAACACTATGCGGCAAACAACAACAAAAGTCTTTCACGGCTGGTTGAAGATTTTTTTAAAACCTCTATCGGAGAAACACAACAAACCATCGCATTATCTCCGCTCGTAAAAGAATTAACAGGTATTATCAGTGAAGCGGATATAGAAAAGAGCAATTACATCGATTATTTGGAAAA